Proteins encoded together in one Anas acuta chromosome 10, bAnaAcu1.1, whole genome shotgun sequence window:
- the EXOSC6 gene encoding exosome complex component MTR3: protein MPLDHRRLQGPDESQPPALWAAEEDEEGAGEGGEGEAEGSGPRDPCALRPLFARAGLLSQAEGSAYVELSGGTKVLCAAWGPREAAEPGGGTTGAGGGGGGGGKLVCEFRRAPFSSRGARPRPGGAAEREAEREAAAALREALEPAVRLARYPRARLTVSALLLQDGGSALAAAISAASLALADAGVEMYDLAVGCALCRDPGHPSGAWLLQPGEAEERRAAARLTLALLPALNQVSAVLGGGRGGDPESWGEALRLGLDGCHRLYPVLRQSLLRAVKRRDAAHSA, encoded by the coding sequence ATGCCGCTGGATCACCGCCGCCTGCAGGGCCCCGACGAGTCCCAGCCGCCGGCGCTGTGGGCGGccgaggaggacgaggagggtgccggggaaggaggagaaggagaagcagaaggcTCGGGGCCGCGGGACCCTTGCGCCCTGCGCCCTCTTTTCGCCCGCGCCGGGCTGCTGAGCCAAGCCGAGGGCTCGGCCTACGTGGAGCTGAGCGGCGGCACCAAGGTGCTGTGCGCCGCCTGGGGACCCAGGGAGGCGGCCGAGCCGGGTGGGGGAACgacaggagcaggaggaggaggaggaggagggggaaagctGGTGTGCGAGTTCCGCCGAGCCCCTTTCAGCAGCCGGGGAGCCAGGCCGAGACCCGGGGGTGCTGCGGAACGGGAGGCGGAacgggaggcggcggcggcgctgcgggAGGCGCTGGAGCCGGCGGTGCGCCTGGCTCGGTACCCACGGGCACGCCTGACTGTCAgcgccctgctgctgcaggacggAGGCTCCGCGCTGGCTGCTGCCATCAGCGCCGCTTCCTTGGCCTTGGCAGACGCCGGGGTGGAGATGTACGACCTGGCCGTGGGCTGCGCGCTCTGCCGGGACCCCGGGCACCCCTCCGGAGCTTGGCTGCTGCAGCCCGGTGAGGCCGAGGAGCGCAGAGCCGCTGCCCGCTTGACGCTGGCGCTGCTGCCCGCGCTCAACCAGGTGTCGGCGGTGCTCGGGGGAGGCCGTGGAGGGGATCCCGAGAGCTGGGGGGAGGCGTTGAGGCTTGGTTTGGATGGATGCCACCGGCTGTACCCCGTGCTGAGGCAGAGCTTGCTGCGGGCGGTGAAGCGCAGGGATGCGGCGCACAGTGCCTGA